A window of Nocardiopsis sp. Huas11 genomic DNA:
AGCATGACCGAGCCGACCAGCGGCGCGGCCTCCCCGTCCAGGGTCACCCGGCGCAGGTCGACGTAGTAGTCGGCCTCGATACCGGAGGACAGGGTCACCTTCCCGCGCACGACAGCCTTATCGTTGATCTGTCGCAGGAGTTCATCACGTTCGCTCATGATCAGTGAGCCTAGAACACCGGGCGGTACGGCACGGACCCGGCCGCACGTGTTCCCAGGCCGTAAGGGGTGACCATGCCGCAGTCCGCGGACACCGTCCGGGTCGAGACCACCGTCGACGGCAGGGAGGCGGCCGAACGGCTGGCGGCGTCGGTGGTCGAGCGCCGGCTGGCGGCCTGCGCCCAGGTGGGCGGCCCGATCCGGAGCTTCTACCGGTGGGAGGGGGCGGTCCAGGCGGACGAGGAGTGGACCGTGGTGATCAAGACCGCCGCGGCGCGCCTGTCCGACCTCACCGCGCACCTGCTGGAGATCCACCCCTACGACGTCCCCGAGATCGTCGCCGTGCCGGTCACCGGCGGCAACCCCGCCTATCTGGACTGGGTGCGCGAGGAGACGGCGGGGACCGCGTGATCGCCGTCCTGCTGCCTCCGCGCCTCGGCGCGCCCGAGAGCCTGCCCGACCTGCCGGAACGGTTGCCCGAGCACGGCGTGTCCGCCGTGCGGATCGGCGGCGGGGCCGACGACCGGCCGCCGTACGCGGGCCGCTACGTCGCGCACGCCAGCCTGGAGATCAGCGCCGCGGTGGCCGCCGACGCGCGGATCGCCCTGGTCGCCGAGGGCGAAGCGGGGCCCCTGTTGGCGGCGGTC
This region includes:
- the cutA gene encoding divalent-cation tolerance protein CutA, yielding MPQSADTVRVETTVDGREAAERLAASVVERRLAACAQVGGPIRSFYRWEGAVQADEEWTVVIKTAAARLSDLTAHLLEIHPYDVPEIVAVPVTGGNPAYLDWVREETAGTA